In Sphingomonas sp. SUN019, one genomic interval encodes:
- a CDS encoding OmpA family protein, producing MRRGVLLAGVLALAACDNGLVSFGGGDGAPVNAQIAHRNGAVLQVKSVRTSGERVLVSVRVMNGRDREIDLNAGTDHSYIVTDSGEKLMLVKSPTNADLAVQPGKMMDGALVFAGKLPSSGRATLILNSHDSGDNQYSTYPRFEAALPLDGANGGDIPEVSALSNMQNVPASKFGLAAAGGSSFGQAGRATSSLQAVEKLKSELGAVETDRGTVVSLAGDVTFDFDKATIRPDAKGTLDRLAALIAAGGEGEIAVEGHTDARGDDAYNKKLSEDRAKAVQAYLVEKGVAATRLRTIGLGEMRPVAPNAKSDGTDDEAGRQKNRRVEVILPKQAGAPSPAASPSPAATAG from the coding sequence GTGAGGCGGGGCGTATTACTGGCGGGCGTCCTGGCGCTGGCCGCGTGCGACAACGGGCTGGTGTCGTTCGGCGGCGGCGACGGCGCGCCAGTGAATGCGCAGATCGCGCACCGCAACGGGGCGGTGTTGCAGGTCAAGTCGGTGCGCACGTCAGGCGAGCGCGTGTTGGTGTCGGTGCGCGTGATGAACGGGCGCGACCGGGAGATCGACCTGAATGCGGGGACCGACCACAGCTATATCGTCACCGACAGCGGCGAGAAATTGATGCTGGTCAAATCGCCGACCAACGCCGATCTGGCGGTGCAGCCGGGTAAGATGATGGACGGCGCGCTGGTGTTCGCGGGCAAGCTGCCGTCGTCGGGCCGCGCGACGCTGATCCTGAATTCGCACGACAGCGGCGACAATCAGTACAGCACCTATCCGCGGTTCGAGGCGGCGCTGCCGCTGGACGGCGCAAATGGCGGGGATATTCCGGAAGTGTCCGCGCTGTCGAATATGCAGAACGTGCCCGCGTCGAAGTTCGGGCTGGCGGCGGCGGGCGGATCGAGCTTCGGGCAGGCCGGACGCGCCACCAGCAGCCTGCAGGCGGTGGAGAAACTGAAGTCCGAACTGGGCGCGGTGGAAACCGACCGCGGGACTGTGGTGTCGCTGGCCGGCGACGTGACGTTCGATTTCGACAAGGCGACGATCCGTCCGGATGCAAAGGGCACGCTGGACCGGCTCGCCGCGCTGATCGCGGCGGGCGGCGAGGGCGAGATCGCGGTCGAGGGGCATACCGACGCGCGCGGCGACGACGCCTACAACAAGAAATTGTCGGAGGACCGCGCGAAGGCGGTGCAGGCGTATCTGGTCGAAAAGGGTGTGGCGGCGACGCGGTTGCGCACGATCGGCCTGGGCGAAATGCGGCCGGTCGCGCCGAACGCCAAATCCGATGGCACCGACGACGAAGCCGGGCGGCAGAAGAACCGCCGGGTCGAGGTGATCCTGCCGAAGCAGGCGGGCGCGCCGTCGCCCGCCGCTTCGCCGTCACCAGCGGCCACGGCGGGATGA
- a CDS encoding NAD(+) synthase produces MKAAFRSIHHHRMVRVAAATPIASVGDPAANAAETIALAKRAHDEAVDLVVFPELNVSSYAIDDLHLQSALQGATRDALAAIVAATAKLKPVLIVGAALVRNARLYNTAVVIARGRVLGVVPKTFLPNYREYYEKRLFASGAGLSGLTIDLNGEDVPFGADQIFAAHDLPHFSFHVEICEDYWSPTPPSTLGALAGALICCNLSASNVTIGKARDRDTLSAAQSMRAICAYVYSAAGPGESTIDLAWDGQGTIHELGELIGASTRFPREPDLLIRDVDCERLLQERLRTGTFNDAAALAHHPETRFRRIAFDHKPDFADIGLRRDIRRFPFVPDTPERLDADCYEAFNIQVEGLTKRLVATGSQRLVIGVSGGLDSTHALIVAAKALDRLDRPRTDILGVTMPGFATSDGTKSNAWTLMRALGVSAEEIDIRPAARRMLEDIGHPFGDGEPQYDVTFENVQAGLRTDYLFRLANQRHGIVVGTGDLSELALGWCTYGVGDHMSHYGVNAGVPKTLIQFLIRWAIATDQYDRETDTVLEAILNTEISPELVPAGADGAIQSTESKIGPYALNDFFTHYVIRRGLAPSKIAFLAWHAWRDAAAGNWPAGYPENGRAAYEIETITHWLERFLTRFFQTSQFKRSALPNGPKVSAGGALSPRGDWRAPSDGTAAAWLAELTQNGPH; encoded by the coding sequence ATGAAAGCCGCCTTCCGATCGATCCACCATCACCGCATGGTCCGCGTGGCCGCTGCGACGCCGATCGCCAGCGTCGGCGATCCCGCCGCCAACGCCGCCGAGACGATCGCGCTGGCGAAACGCGCGCACGACGAAGCGGTCGATCTGGTCGTCTTTCCCGAACTGAACGTCAGCAGCTATGCGATCGACGACCTTCACCTGCAATCGGCGTTGCAAGGTGCGACGCGCGACGCGCTGGCGGCGATCGTCGCGGCGACCGCGAAGCTGAAACCGGTGCTGATCGTCGGTGCGGCGCTGGTCAGGAACGCGCGGCTCTACAACACCGCAGTCGTCATCGCGCGCGGCCGCGTGCTGGGCGTCGTGCCAAAGACCTTCCTGCCCAACTACCGCGAATATTACGAGAAGCGCCTGTTCGCGAGCGGCGCGGGGCTGTCCGGGCTGACGATCGACCTGAACGGCGAAGACGTGCCGTTCGGGGCCGACCAGATCTTCGCCGCGCACGACCTGCCGCATTTCAGCTTCCACGTCGAAATCTGCGAGGATTACTGGTCCCCCACCCCGCCCTCCACGCTGGGCGCGCTGGCGGGGGCGCTGATCTGCTGCAATCTGTCCGCGTCGAACGTCACGATCGGCAAGGCGCGCGACCGCGATACGCTGTCCGCGGCGCAATCGATGCGCGCCATCTGCGCCTATGTCTATTCCGCCGCCGGGCCGGGCGAGAGCACGATCGATCTGGCGTGGGACGGTCAGGGCACGATCCATGAACTGGGCGAACTGATTGGCGCGTCGACCCGCTTCCCGCGCGAACCCGACCTGCTGATCCGCGACGTCGATTGCGAACGGCTGTTGCAGGAACGGCTGCGCACTGGCACCTTCAACGACGCCGCCGCGCTAGCGCACCACCCCGAGACGCGCTTCCGCCGCATCGCGTTCGACCATAAGCCCGATTTCGCCGACATCGGCCTGCGCCGCGACATCCGCCGTTTCCCGTTCGTCCCCGACACCCCCGAACGGCTGGACGCCGATTGCTACGAGGCGTTCAACATCCAGGTCGAGGGGCTGACGAAGCGGCTGGTGGCGACTGGCTCGCAGCGGCTGGTGATCGGCGTATCGGGCGGGCTCGATTCGACCCACGCGCTGATCGTCGCGGCGAAGGCGCTCGACCGGCTCGACCGCCCGCGGACCGACATTCTCGGCGTGACGATGCCCGGATTTGCGACCAGCGACGGCACCAAATCGAATGCCTGGACGCTGATGCGCGCTCTGGGCGTTTCCGCGGAGGAGATCGACATCCGCCCCGCCGCGCGCCGGATGCTGGAGGATATCGGCCACCCGTTCGGTGACGGCGAACCGCAGTATGACGTGACGTTCGAGAACGTTCAGGCGGGCCTGCGCACCGATTACCTCTTCCGCCTGGCCAACCAGCGCCACGGCATCGTCGTCGGCACGGGCGACCTCAGCGAACTCGCGCTCGGCTGGTGCACCTACGGTGTCGGCGATCACATGAGCCATTACGGCGTCAACGCCGGCGTGCCGAAGACGCTGATCCAGTTCCTGATCCGCTGGGCGATCGCCACCGACCAGTACGACCGGGAAACCGATACGGTGCTGGAAGCGATCCTGAACACCGAAATCTCGCCCGAACTGGTCCCCGCCGGGGCCGACGGCGCGATCCAGAGCACCGAAAGCAAGATCGGGCCGTACGCGCTCAACGACTTCTTCACGCATTACGTCATCCGTCGCGGCCTCGCGCCGTCGAAGATCGCCTTCCTCGCCTGGCACGCGTGGCGCGATGCGGCCGCGGGAAACTGGCCCGCCGGATATCCCGAAAACGGCCGCGCGGCGTATGAGATTGAAACGATCACACACTGGCTCGAACGCTTCCTGACGCGCTTCTTCCAGACCAGCCAGTTCAAGCGATCGGCGCTGCCCAACGGCCCGAAAGTGTCGGCCGGCGGCGCGCTGTCGCCGCGCGGGGACTGGCGCGCGCCGTCGGATGGGACCGCGGCCGCGTGGCTTGCAGAACTTACGCAAAACGGACCGCATTAA
- a CDS encoding DUF2490 domain-containing protein has product MAQDRTLPRRRGAWLAALLAPLLAAEPARAQQQDEQLWLQVNTNVPLAPKLRITLEQIARFGDRADGLFQTEFGGILGYKVADNVELGFGYRAVGAHNGNNADDENRLRQHVIATFGPVTTRFRIDERFSPAGDEIGFRIRPLVRYNHALRPKGLALFVSHESFYLPNSTRWGQVRGYERMRNILGVTVPIGRHLSADAGYLNQYRVGRRGARAQMDHALSVQLTINIEGLSAPKADD; this is encoded by the coding sequence ATGGCGCAGGATCGGACGCTGCCGCGGCGTCGCGGCGCGTGGCTGGCGGCGTTGCTCGCACCGCTGCTCGCGGCGGAGCCTGCGCGGGCGCAGCAGCAGGACGAGCAATTGTGGCTGCAGGTCAACACCAACGTGCCGCTGGCGCCGAAGCTGCGCATCACGCTGGAGCAGATCGCGCGCTTCGGGGATCGCGCGGACGGGCTGTTCCAGACCGAATTCGGCGGCATCCTGGGCTACAAGGTGGCGGACAATGTGGAGCTGGGCTTCGGCTATCGCGCGGTCGGGGCGCATAACGGCAATAATGCCGACGACGAGAACCGGTTGCGCCAGCATGTGATCGCGACCTTCGGCCCGGTCACGACGCGTTTTCGCATCGACGAGCGCTTCAGCCCGGCGGGCGACGAGATCGGTTTCCGTATCCGGCCGCTGGTGCGGTACAATCACGCGCTGCGGCCGAAGGGGCTGGCGTTGTTCGTCAGCCATGAGAGCTTCTATCTGCCCAACAGCACCCGCTGGGGGCAGGTGCGCGGGTATGAGCGGATGCGCAACATCCTGGGCGTGACGGTGCCGATCGGCCGACATCTCAGCGCCGACGCGGGGTATCTGAACCAGTACCGCGTCGGACGGCGTGGCGCGCGGGCGCAGATGGATCATGCGCTGAGCGTGCAGCTGACGATCAACATCGAGGGGCTGAGCGCGCCGAAGGCCGACGACTAA
- a CDS encoding NAD(P)/FAD-dependent oxidoreductase, with protein sequence MTERYDVLIVGAGHGGAQCAIALRQLGFAGSVAMVTEEDDYPYERPPLSKEYLAKDKPFERLLIRPPAFWDERNVGVLRGRRIVSVDAAAKSVTDATGAAIGYGTLVWATGGAPRRLSCGGADLAGVHAIRTRADVDTLESELPGVERVVVIGGGYIGLEAAAVLTKLGKHVTVLEALDRVLARVAGEPLSRFYEGEHRAHGVDVQLGVGVDCLLGEGRVRAVRLADGSEVPADLVVVGIGIVPAVQPLIAAGASGANGVDVDGACRTSLPDVFAIGDCAAHENGYVDGARIRLESVQNANDQGTLVAKTIVGQDAHYDAVPWFWSNQYDLKLQTVGLSTGYDALVTRGDVAARSFSLVYLKQGRVIALDCVNATRDYAQGRKLVMERAVIDPARLADTGTPLKEMLA encoded by the coding sequence ATGACGGAGCGATACGACGTCCTGATCGTGGGGGCCGGGCACGGCGGGGCGCAATGCGCGATCGCTCTGCGGCAATTGGGGTTCGCCGGATCGGTCGCGATGGTGACCGAGGAGGACGATTACCCTTACGAACGCCCGCCGCTGTCGAAGGAATATCTGGCAAAGGACAAGCCGTTCGAGCGGCTGCTGATCCGGCCGCCCGCCTTCTGGGACGAGCGGAACGTCGGCGTGTTGCGCGGAAGGCGGATCGTGTCGGTCGATGCGGCGGCGAAGTCGGTGACCGACGCGACCGGCGCGGCGATCGGCTACGGAACATTGGTGTGGGCGACGGGCGGCGCGCCGCGACGGCTGTCGTGCGGCGGGGCCGATCTGGCGGGGGTCCATGCGATCCGCACGCGCGCGGACGTCGATACGCTCGAGAGCGAACTGCCGGGCGTGGAGCGCGTCGTGGTGATCGGCGGCGGCTATATCGGGCTGGAGGCGGCGGCCGTGCTGACCAAGCTTGGCAAGCACGTCACGGTATTGGAGGCGCTCGACCGCGTACTGGCGCGGGTGGCGGGGGAGCCGCTGTCGCGCTTCTACGAGGGCGAACACCGCGCGCACGGCGTTGACGTGCAACTGGGCGTGGGGGTCGATTGCCTGCTGGGCGAAGGCCGCGTCCGTGCAGTGCGGCTGGCGGACGGGAGCGAGGTTCCGGCCGATCTGGTCGTCGTCGGGATCGGGATCGTGCCCGCGGTGCAGCCGTTGATCGCGGCGGGCGCGAGCGGCGCGAACGGCGTGGACGTGGACGGCGCGTGCCGCACCAGCCTGCCGGATGTATTCGCGATCGGGGATTGTGCGGCGCATGAGAACGGATACGTCGACGGTGCGCGGATCCGGCTGGAATCGGTGCAGAACGCCAACGATCAGGGGACGTTGGTCGCCAAGACGATCGTCGGGCAGGACGCGCATTACGATGCGGTGCCGTGGTTCTGGTCGAACCAATATGATCTGAAGCTGCAGACCGTGGGGCTGTCGACCGGCTACGACGCGCTGGTGACGCGCGGCGACGTGGCGGCGCGGAGTTTCTCGCTGGTCTACCTGAAGCAGGGGCGCGTGATCGCGCTCGATTGCGTCAACGCGACGCGCGACTATGCGCAGGGACGCAAACTGGTGATGGAGCGCGCGGTGATCGATCCGGCGCGGCTGGCGGATACGGGCACACCGCTGAAGGAGATGCTGGCATGA
- a CDS encoding lipopolysaccharide biosynthesis protein yields MAGPFHKAFWRGGTRSRLVNIGHLLTGNAANIVIGLPAIILTARALGPASYGVLALILTYAQVIKRIADFQVWQPLIRFGASLDVMDDREKLMALLKYGVLFDLCSSVGSWLFAMLGILAAIELFDLPRETVAMIAIYATVLLFNINGSPTAILRMANKYRTIAYVQLIAGVLKLLLCGAAYLAGAGVLTFVCIWALTDSLAPLLVTAAAGMALRRQRLHRFYRADLKGLFTRFPGLWRFTWSANFSGTLWSSAQMMDTLLVGWLTDPASAGLYYFAKRIARLGQQAAAQVQAVVYPDITRLWAAARYDAFRRLVMQTELIVAGFGLLLFAASVVLGARIIAWTAGPEFGGAAPLLIVQSFALMLTMSGTVMRSALLAMGRAGAVLLIVAVATLAFQVTAIGLLPVMGPMGANVAHVVLGVIWLMGLGIAFRRALSTVSEPEAATTV; encoded by the coding sequence TTGGCCGGTCCTTTCCACAAGGCGTTCTGGCGCGGCGGGACGCGGTCGCGGCTGGTGAACATCGGTCATCTGCTGACCGGCAACGCCGCCAATATCGTGATCGGGTTGCCCGCCATCATACTGACGGCGCGCGCGCTCGGCCCCGCAAGCTACGGCGTCCTTGCCCTCATCCTGACCTATGCGCAGGTCATCAAGCGGATCGCCGACTTTCAGGTCTGGCAGCCGCTGATCCGGTTCGGCGCGAGCCTGGACGTGATGGATGACCGTGAAAAGCTGATGGCGCTGCTAAAATACGGCGTGCTCTTCGACCTGTGCAGTTCGGTCGGATCATGGCTTTTCGCGATGCTCGGCATCCTGGCCGCGATCGAACTGTTCGACCTGCCGCGCGAAACCGTCGCCATGATCGCCATCTACGCGACCGTTCTCTTGTTCAACATCAACGGATCGCCGACCGCCATATTGCGGATGGCCAACAAGTACCGGACGATAGCCTATGTCCAGTTGATCGCCGGGGTGCTGAAGCTGTTGCTGTGCGGCGCGGCGTATCTGGCGGGGGCGGGCGTCCTGACCTTCGTCTGTATCTGGGCGCTCACCGACAGCCTGGCCCCGCTGCTGGTTACCGCAGCCGCAGGCATGGCGTTGCGGCGCCAGCGGCTGCACCGCTTCTATCGCGCCGATCTGAAAGGCCTTTTCACGCGCTTTCCGGGCCTGTGGCGGTTCACGTGGTCGGCAAACTTTTCAGGCACGTTGTGGTCGAGCGCGCAGATGATGGACACGCTCCTGGTGGGTTGGCTGACCGATCCGGCGTCGGCAGGCCTTTATTATTTCGCGAAGCGTATCGCCCGGTTGGGTCAGCAGGCGGCGGCGCAGGTGCAGGCGGTCGTCTATCCCGACATAACCCGGTTGTGGGCGGCCGCGCGATATGATGCGTTTCGCCGCCTGGTGATGCAGACCGAACTGATCGTCGCCGGGTTCGGCCTGTTGCTGTTCGCCGCATCGGTGGTGCTTGGCGCACGGATCATCGCGTGGACCGCCGGCCCTGAATTCGGCGGCGCGGCGCCGCTGTTGATCGTGCAGAGCTTCGCGTTGATGCTGACGATGAGCGGTACGGTGATGCGGTCCGCGCTGTTGGCGATGGGGCGGGCCGGAGCGGTGCTGCTGATTGTCGCGGTCGCTACGCTGGCGTTCCAGGTGACAGCGATCGGCCTGTTGCCGGTGATGGGGCCGATGGGTGCGAACGTCGCACACGTCGTTCTGGGTGTGATCTGGCTGATGGGACTGGGCATCGCGTTCCGCCGCGCATTGTCGACGGTGAGCGAACCAGAGGCGGCGACGACGGTCTGA
- a CDS encoding diguanylate cyclase — MARRRYNRVAEAIALGTVYFAAAAVTIAGTRFDGGVAFLWIATAVLTARLVTQKTSRWPASIAACFIAGAAATTLFGFGATAALPLAVVNVAEAVLGAALLRRLSGGRTVNDTHHWLIAFVVSAGMAGPLAGAIGAGATIHLLYGRAFLPEALHWYSGHALGTLAFMPIAVMILRGEAARLLRNTRRAKLVELAMLLTLVALVSLITFAQDRMPLLFLPMLPIVLATFRGGALSTAASIVVVSLIGGAFTLNGHGPIALMDGDVGSRIQFLQFFIAATMLTVLPANAELQRRAELFRRLRESEARYRMVTDNTTDIIINIDIHGRLRFVSSSIREIGGHDPDALVGRHVSVLVDATEVDKMREMIAATVDDPMRVTVSEYRAPTRSGERWFESRTRAVLDDDGVVTGLVSAVRDVTHRKEHEDSLARAALTDPLTGLANRIAFRTELTRQVATGTGGCVAVFDLDHFKLVNDRHGHAAGDEVLRRFAAIARAAVRDQDMVARLGGEEFAVVLPDASIEQARLVCDRLRAAVGATRCSVDSGTIAVTVSGGVASYRAGDADDAVLHAADTALYRAKDAGRDRLALAA, encoded by the coding sequence ATGGCGAGGCGCAGGTACAACAGGGTTGCGGAAGCGATCGCGCTGGGAACAGTGTATTTCGCCGCCGCCGCCGTGACGATCGCCGGCACGCGCTTCGACGGCGGGGTCGCCTTTCTGTGGATCGCGACCGCGGTGCTGACCGCCCGGCTGGTAACGCAGAAGACGTCGCGATGGCCCGCATCGATCGCGGCCTGTTTCATCGCGGGCGCAGCCGCAACCACCCTGTTCGGCTTCGGCGCAACGGCGGCGCTTCCGCTGGCGGTCGTCAACGTCGCGGAGGCGGTCCTCGGCGCGGCGCTGCTGCGACGGCTCAGCGGCGGTCGAACCGTCAACGACACGCACCACTGGCTGATCGCCTTCGTTGTCTCGGCCGGAATGGCGGGGCCTCTGGCCGGCGCGATCGGTGCGGGGGCCACGATCCACCTGCTCTACGGCCGCGCCTTCCTGCCCGAAGCGTTGCACTGGTACAGCGGCCATGCGCTCGGCACGCTCGCCTTCATGCCGATCGCGGTGATGATCCTGCGCGGCGAAGCGGCGCGGCTGCTGCGCAATACGCGGCGCGCGAAGCTGGTCGAGCTGGCGATGCTGCTGACGTTGGTGGCGCTGGTCAGCCTGATCACCTTCGCGCAGGATCGCATGCCCCTGCTATTCCTGCCGATGCTGCCGATCGTGCTCGCCACGTTCCGCGGCGGCGCGTTGTCGACCGCCGCGTCGATCGTGGTCGTTTCCCTGATCGGCGGCGCATTCACGCTGAACGGCCACGGGCCGATCGCGCTGATGGACGGCGATGTCGGCTCCCGCATCCAGTTCCTGCAATTCTTCATCGCAGCGACGATGCTGACGGTGCTGCCCGCCAACGCCGAGTTGCAACGCCGCGCGGAACTGTTCCGCCGCCTGCGCGAAAGCGAGGCGCGCTACCGCATGGTCACCGACAACACGACCGACATCATCATCAACATCGACATCCACGGACGGCTGCGCTTCGTATCATCGTCGATCCGCGAGATCGGCGGGCATGATCCGGACGCGCTGGTCGGCCGCCACGTATCGGTGCTGGTCGACGCGACCGAAGTCGACAAGATGCGCGAGATGATCGCGGCGACCGTCGATGATCCGATGCGCGTCACGGTCAGCGAATATCGCGCCCCGACGCGCAGCGGCGAACGCTGGTTCGAAAGCCGCACGCGGGCGGTGCTGGACGACGACGGCGTGGTGACCGGCCTGGTCAGCGCGGTGCGCGACGTGACCCACCGCAAGGAACATGAAGACAGCCTGGCGCGCGCCGCGCTGACCGATCCGTTGACGGGTCTGGCGAACCGGATCGCGTTTCGCACCGAACTGACGCGGCAGGTCGCGACCGGCACGGGCGGCTGCGTCGCGGTGTTCGACCTCGATCATTTCAAGCTGGTGAACGATCGCCACGGCCATGCCGCGGGCGACGAGGTGCTGCGCCGCTTCGCCGCCATCGCACGCGCCGCGGTGCGCGATCAGGACATGGTCGCACGCCTGGGCGGGGAAGAATTCGCCGTCGTCCTGCCCGACGCATCGATCGAACAGGCGCGGCTGGTATGCGACCGGTTGCGCGCGGCGGTCGGCGCGACACGTTGTTCGGTCGACAGCGGCACGATCGCCGTGACGGTCAGCGGCGGGGTCGCATCCTATCGCGCCGGCGACGCCGACGACGCCGTGCTGCACGCCGCCGACACCGCGCTGTATCGCGCCAAGGACGCCGGGCGCGACCGGCTGGCGCTCGCCGCCTGA
- a CDS encoding SDR family NAD(P)-dependent oxidoreductase produces MTPVPPIDTSLGGSAALVTGAASGMGRATAVLLARAGASVAVTDVTLEAAQAVADEIVAEGFAAQAWALDVSDAAAISCVVNQVATTFGGLAVLVNNAGISANLAVDADEYEAQWNRHIAILLSAHQRAIRAALPHLRRAAHPRIVNIASTEGLGATAGFSAYSAAKAGAIGLTRSLAVELGKGGITVNCICPGPIDTGMTASVPDDAKATYAHRRTALRRYGRPEEVAFVTLSLCLPAASYVTGAVIPVDGGLMARNA; encoded by the coding sequence ATGACGCCCGTGCCACCGATCGACACCTCGCTCGGCGGCAGCGCGGCGCTGGTGACCGGCGCGGCGAGTGGGATGGGACGCGCGACCGCGGTGCTGCTGGCGCGGGCGGGCGCGTCGGTGGCGGTGACCGACGTGACGCTGGAGGCTGCACAGGCGGTGGCGGACGAAATCGTTGCGGAGGGGTTTGCGGCGCAGGCGTGGGCGCTGGACGTCAGCGACGCCGCGGCGATTTCGTGCGTGGTAAATCAGGTCGCGACGACGTTCGGTGGGCTGGCGGTGCTGGTCAACAATGCCGGGATTTCGGCCAATCTTGCGGTCGACGCTGATGAATATGAAGCCCAATGGAACCGGCACATCGCGATCCTGCTGTCGGCGCACCAGCGCGCGATCCGCGCCGCGCTGCCGCATCTGCGCCGCGCCGCGCACCCACGGATCGTCAATATCGCATCGACCGAAGGGCTGGGCGCGACCGCCGGGTTCAGCGCCTATTCGGCGGCGAAGGCTGGGGCGATCGGTCTGACGCGCAGCCTTGCGGTCGAACTGGGCAAGGGGGGCATCACGGTCAATTGCATCTGTCCGGGGCCGATCGACACGGGAATGACCGCGAGCGTTCCCGATGACGCGAAAGCGACCTATGCGCACCGGCGAACCGCGCTCAGGCGCTATGGTCGGCCGGAGGAGGTGGCGTTCGTGACGCTCAGCCTGTGCCTGCCCGCGGCGAGTTACGTGACCGGCGCGGTGATCCCGGTCGACGGCGGGTTGATGGCGCGGAACGCCTGA
- a CDS encoding glutathione S-transferase family protein, translating into MKLYTSIGPNPRVVTIFLAEKGVDLPTEKVDIMAGDNRRAPYTGTNPASTTPALMLDDGDVVSEITAICEYLDELHPEPPLIGATPAQRAATRMWVRRIDLTVTSPMTFGFRGAEGLKMFEQRLRCVPEASPGMKACAQDGLAFIDAQMAGRDYIAGDRLTLADILLFAFVEFGSRIGQPLDAAHGNLAAWYERLKARPAFAG; encoded by the coding sequence ATGAAACTCTATACGTCGATCGGCCCCAATCCGCGTGTCGTCACGATCTTCCTTGCCGAAAAGGGCGTCGACTTGCCGACCGAGAAGGTCGACATCATGGCCGGCGACAACCGTCGCGCGCCCTACACCGGCACCAATCCGGCAAGCACCACACCGGCGCTGATGCTGGACGACGGCGATGTCGTGAGCGAGATCACCGCGATCTGCGAATATCTCGATGAACTGCATCCCGAACCGCCGCTGATCGGCGCGACGCCTGCGCAGCGCGCCGCGACCCGGATGTGGGTGCGCCGTATCGACCTGACGGTCACGTCGCCGATGACCTTCGGCTTTCGCGGCGCGGAGGGCCTGAAGATGTTCGAACAACGGCTGCGCTGCGTGCCGGAGGCGTCGCCGGGGATGAAGGCCTGCGCGCAGGACGGCCTGGCCTTCATCGACGCGCAGATGGCGGGGCGGGATTATATCGCGGGCGACCGCCTGACGCTCGCCGACATATTGCTGTTCGCGTTCGTCGAATTCGGCAGCCGTATCGGCCAGCCGCTCGATGCGGCGCACGGCAATCTGGCGGCATGGTATGAGCGGTTGAAGGCGCGCCCGGCGTTCGCGGGGTGA
- a CDS encoding serine hydrolase, producing MILLAAALAAAPVAEVRVAFDRQGETAVATRGLADVAAGRAVTADDPARVASVSKLVVAIAVLRLVEAGTLDLDADVSDRLGWRLRNPAFPDAPISLRQLLSHTSSLTDAVDYVLPLDAEPRVVLGDAKAWDADHAPGTYFRYTNFNFPVIAAVMERATGERFDQLMARLVLEAFKLEACFNWDACKADAAARAVVLYADGKPVKDDNQAKKPACSVTPARDGSCDLSKWRAGANGAIFSPQGGLRISARGLARVGRMLLNGGTLDGVRVLTPASVALLSAPAWTYDGTNGDPGSDTDTGAVKAALHCRYGLATMILATPRDGCGDDPFGDGRQRWGHAGDAYGLQSGLWIDPARGTGVAYFATDVPVEPGKRSAFTPTEERLARGR from the coding sequence ATGATCCTGCTGGCGGCTGCGCTGGCGGCGGCGCCGGTGGCCGAAGTGCGGGTGGCGTTCGATCGCCAGGGCGAAACCGCGGTCGCGACGCGAGGTCTGGCGGATGTGGCGGCGGGGCGAGCGGTGACGGCGGACGATCCGGCGCGGGTGGCGTCGGTGTCGAAGCTGGTGGTGGCGATCGCGGTGCTGCGGCTGGTGGAGGCGGGGACGCTCGATCTGGATGCGGATGTTTCCGATCGGCTCGGGTGGCGGTTGCGCAATCCGGCGTTTCCGGATGCGCCGATCAGCTTGCGGCAGTTGCTGTCGCACACGTCGAGCCTGACTGACGCGGTCGATTATGTCCTGCCGCTGGATGCCGAGCCGCGGGTAGTGCTGGGCGATGCGAAGGCATGGGATGCGGATCACGCGCCGGGGACGTACTTCCGTTACACCAACTTCAACTTCCCCGTGATCGCGGCGGTGATGGAGCGGGCGACGGGGGAGCGGTTCGACCAGCTGATGGCGCGGCTGGTGCTGGAGGCGTTCAAGCTGGAGGCGTGCTTCAACTGGGACGCGTGCAAGGCTGACGCGGCGGCGCGCGCGGTGGTGCTGTACGCCGACGGGAAGCCAGTGAAGGACGACAATCAGGCAAAGAAACCGGCGTGTTCGGTAACCCCGGCGCGCGACGGGTCGTGCGATCTGTCGAAGTGGCGGGCTGGGGCGAACGGCGCAATCTTCTCCCCGCAAGGTGGCTTGCGCATTTCCGCGCGGGGGTTGGCGCGGGTCGGGCGAATGTTGCTGAATGGCGGGACGCTGGATGGGGTGCGGGTGCTGACGCCCGCGTCGGTCGCGTTGCTGTCGGCCCCGGCGTGGACCTATGACGGGACGAACGGCGATCCGGGGAGCGATACCGATACCGGCGCGGTGAAGGCGGCGCTGCATTGCCGCTATGGCCTGGCGACGATGATCCTGGCGACACCGCGTGACGGGTGCGGCGACGATCCGTTCGGCGATGGGCGGCAGCGGTGGGGCCATGCGGGCGACGCTTACGGCCTGCAATCGGGGCTGTGGATCGATCCCGCGCGCGGAACGGGCGTGGCGTATTTCGCGACCGACGTGCCGGTCGAACCGGGAAAGCGATCCGCCTTCACGCCGACCGAGGAGCGGCTGGCGCGTGGGCGTTAG